Proteins encoded by one window of Novosphingobium sp. P6W:
- a CDS encoding polysaccharide biosynthesis tyrosine autokinase encodes MKDAILDRDGQGAYSENQGDGIDFTIHLKSLINVVRRNALLITGVVIGVVIVGIVITMLMTPTYKATAQILIEDQADQIIEGSELQKAAASSDTDRFLQTQLGIVKSRALARSVVQSGRFDRDAGFFEALGSRMPEAGAPNQKLDVARQDAAIKALLDVLSVDMAPDSRIAAITITSRQPGLSAKLANSYAERFIEYNLSRKFDSSSYARQFLADQLEETRVKLTQSERDLNQYARAAGLIRISSEGETGRQESALSVTNDMLVQLNNAAASATAERIAAENRWKTLAKQPPLAVSEVNSNAAVMQLVADKARAEAALADELSKHLEGYSTVKAKRAEISELDRRITSIANAIKSSAEVNYRASQEKEQALVGEVNSLRSDALREQDRGVQYSVLKRVADTYRTLYESLLSRYNQINATAGSASNNVTIVDRADAPRDPSSPRLFLNVALALILGFVCAAVAVALKEVLDDAIRSPDDVEKKLGMPLLGLVPLRKEGDLDRELGDRRSSASEAYRSLVTNLRYTTANGLPKVLAITSSREAEGKSTTARAVAMDIAMLGKKVLIVDTDLRRPTLHHTMNDSRGSGLTDLLTGQKTFDEVVHQAEHAPTLSYITGLPSPPDPALILAGEGFAAFIAQVRSQFDMVVLDCPPLLGLSDAPLLAKHSDGVLFVIDASSFHRGAVKSALRRLSLINANVLGVVLNRFTPKSGGDDYSYYAYNYYSYGTNQE; translated from the coding sequence TTGAAAGACGCAATTCTCGATAGAGACGGTCAGGGCGCATATTCTGAGAATCAAGGCGATGGTATAGATTTTACCATTCACCTTAAGTCTCTCATCAATGTTGTGCGTCGAAATGCTTTATTGATCACTGGAGTTGTGATCGGAGTTGTTATCGTTGGTATCGTTATTACGATGCTTATGACGCCAACATACAAAGCTACAGCTCAGATTCTTATAGAAGACCAGGCTGATCAGATTATTGAAGGGAGCGAGTTGCAAAAAGCGGCTGCGTCTTCTGATACCGATCGCTTCTTGCAAACCCAGCTTGGGATAGTGAAAAGTCGTGCACTTGCTCGATCGGTTGTACAAAGTGGCAGATTCGATCGCGACGCGGGTTTCTTTGAGGCTTTAGGCAGTCGGATGCCGGAGGCCGGCGCGCCTAATCAGAAGCTTGACGTTGCGCGTCAAGATGCAGCAATCAAAGCCCTCCTTGATGTTCTCTCAGTTGATATGGCTCCTGACAGCCGTATTGCGGCCATCACCATTACTAGTCGTCAACCGGGACTGTCCGCTAAATTAGCAAATTCGTATGCTGAACGGTTTATCGAATACAATCTCAGTCGGAAATTTGATAGCTCCAGCTATGCTCGCCAATTTCTCGCTGACCAGCTCGAGGAAACGCGCGTCAAATTAACGCAATCTGAGCGAGACCTAAATCAGTACGCCCGAGCCGCAGGGCTAATAAGAATCTCTAGTGAAGGTGAGACGGGCCGCCAGGAATCTGCCCTGTCAGTCACTAATGATATGCTAGTCCAACTCAATAATGCAGCTGCGAGTGCAACTGCCGAACGGATAGCAGCTGAGAACCGTTGGAAAACTCTTGCAAAGCAACCGCCACTTGCCGTGTCGGAGGTTAATTCGAATGCCGCAGTAATGCAACTCGTCGCAGATAAAGCTCGTGCCGAAGCGGCTCTTGCGGACGAGTTATCAAAGCATTTGGAAGGGTATTCTACAGTAAAAGCTAAGCGAGCAGAAATATCTGAACTTGATCGTCGTATTACGAGCATTGCCAACGCGATTAAGAGCTCTGCCGAGGTAAACTATCGCGCTTCTCAAGAAAAAGAACAGGCCCTTGTTGGAGAAGTAAATTCGTTGCGGAGTGATGCACTCCGAGAACAAGATCGCGGCGTACAGTACTCTGTCCTCAAGAGGGTAGCTGATACCTATCGAACTCTCTACGAGTCGCTTTTGTCCCGTTACAATCAAATTAACGCGACCGCTGGATCAGCATCTAACAATGTTACTATAGTGGATCGAGCAGATGCGCCGCGTGATCCAAGTTCACCAAGATTGTTCCTTAATGTTGCACTAGCATTGATTCTAGGCTTTGTTTGCGCGGCTGTGGCAGTTGCACTGAAGGAAGTGCTAGACGACGCTATACGGTCGCCCGATGATGTTGAAAAGAAGCTCGGTATGCCGTTGCTTGGTTTAGTGCCCTTACGAAAAGAAGGTGACTTAGATCGAGAACTAGGCGACCGTCGCTCGAGCGCAAGCGAAGCCTACCGTTCGCTTGTAACAAACCTCCGATATACAACTGCAAACGGCCTTCCTAAGGTGCTGGCAATAACCAGTTCGCGTGAGGCTGAAGGCAAGTCTACCACGGCTCGTGCTGTTGCGATGGACATTGCGATGCTCGGCAAAAAAGTTCTCATTGTGGATACTGACCTTCGTCGTCCTACACTACATCACACAATGAACGACAGCCGAGGTTCAGGTTTAACCGATCTTTTAACAGGCCAAAAAACTTTCGACGAAGTCGTTCACCAAGCCGAGCACGCACCAACGCTGAGCTACATAACCGGTTTGCCGTCGCCTCCAGACCCGGCGCTTATTCTAGCGGGGGAGGGCTTCGCCGCCTTCATTGCGCAAGTACGCAGTCAATTTGACATGGTCGTACTCGATTGCCCGCCTTTGCTCGGCCTGTCTGACGCACCTTTGCTAGCAAAACACTCAGACGGGGTCTTGTTCGTCATTGATGCGTCAAGCTTCCATCGAGGCGCGGTAAAATCAGCCCTGCGTCGACTATCTCTGATAAATGCTAATGTTCTCGGCGTTGTATTAAATAGGTTTACACCCAAGTCCGGTGGTGATGATTACAGTTATTATGCTTACAACTATTATAGTTATGGCACAAATCAGGAATAA